The following proteins come from a genomic window of Peptoniphilus equinus:
- a CDS encoding bifunctional metallophosphatase/5'-nucleotidase — translation MKIFATTDIHGQLYPYNYKTLTPHDASLCHVATILNHFKEPSSLLVDNGDLIVGNFAENFIGSENPAVRAFNAMSYDIWNMGNHEFNFSLKDLAATTEAFHGTAMILNIQGSRDFVPYKIVEREGLRLCFIGLCTTMVNSFKDSLRDFHLTDPVAALNQLMPQLESSVDVFIGLFHNGLYNENAMPNTGVWDILENIDVPFDVVIAGHTHEAISSLYIGNTLVTQPGAYGHSVAMIELDRVNGKLEKSARLIYSRDYAPDPNLMTIIEPYHKEILQRISKVIGHLQNFDGVYNYDLEDGPLIHLMTDIFRAYYPADVVAFQLDFAIPTLTDGPLTRSQFAEIYTYTGGEVSIYDITGADLMEYMKWSYRYFTYNDGKLSVSKHRRNFKYKTLDLFGNIHFEFNIKTGGISSLRTASGHDILPNDRLTIAMNSYRMNYLTSERGPLHGRVFEKRHTSTAEPLHGFYGSIRTLAEQYLASLPNATYTYDGTLNFTIHY, via the coding sequence ATGAAAATTTTTGCAACCACCGACATTCACGGTCAACTTTACCCTTACAATTATAAAACACTGACGCCCCATGATGCCTCTTTGTGTCACGTAGCGACCATACTAAACCACTTTAAAGAGCCTTCTTCCCTTCTGGTGGATAACGGCGATCTCATTGTAGGCAATTTCGCGGAAAATTTCATCGGCTCGGAAAACCCCGCAGTCCGTGCCTTTAATGCCATGAGCTATGACATATGGAACATGGGCAACCATGAATTCAACTTCTCATTAAAGGACCTTGCCGCCACCACAGAAGCATTTCACGGCACCGCCATGATTTTAAATATCCAGGGCTCTCGTGACTTTGTCCCCTATAAAATTGTAGAAAGAGAAGGTCTGCGCCTTTGCTTTATCGGACTGTGCACCACCATGGTGAACTCCTTTAAAGATAGCCTGCGAGATTTTCATCTCACAGATCCTGTTGCGGCACTCAATCAACTCATGCCTCAACTGGAGAGCAGCGTCGATGTCTTTATCGGTTTATTTCACAACGGACTCTATAATGAAAATGCCATGCCGAACACCGGTGTGTGGGACATTTTAGAAAACATCGACGTCCCCTTCGATGTGGTCATTGCAGGCCATACCCATGAAGCCATCAGCTCCCTATATATCGGCAACACCCTGGTGACTCAACCGGGAGCGTATGGCCACTCGGTGGCTATGATTGAGCTGGACCGTGTGAATGGCAAACTTGAGAAGTCTGCACGACTCATTTACAGCAGAGACTATGCGCCGGATCCGAACCTTATGACCATCATTGAGCCTTATCACAAAGAAATTTTACAGCGCATTTCCAAGGTCATCGGCCATCTGCAAAACTTTGACGGCGTCTACAACTACGATTTGGAAGACGGCCCGCTCATCCATCTGATGACCGATATCTTTCGAGCTTACTACCCTGCCGACGTCGTTGCCTTTCAACTGGACTTTGCCATTCCCACACTCACCGACGGCCCGCTCACCCGGTCTCAATTTGCTGAAATCTACACCTATACCGGCGGCGAAGTGAGCATCTATGATATTACCGGCGCGGATCTTATGGAATATATGAAGTGGTCCTATCGCTACTTCACCTACAACGACGGCAAACTCAGCGTCTCCAAACACCGTCGAAACTTTAAGTACAAGACCCTGGACCTCTTTGGCAACATTCACTTTGAATTCAATATTAAAACGGGCGGCATTTCCTCGCTTCGCACGGCATCGGGGCACGACATCCTCCCTAATGATCGCCTTACCATCGCCATGAATTCTTATCGAATGAATTATCTGACCAGTGAGCGAGGTCCGCTTCACGGCAGAGTCTTTGAGAAGCGTCATACATCGACGGCAGAGCCGCTTCACGGCTTCTACGGCAGTATTCGTACGCTTGCGGAGCAGTATCTTGCCTCCCTGCCGAATGCAACCTACACCTATGACGGGACGCTGAACTTTACCATTCACTATTAA
- a CDS encoding VanW family protein, which yields MNSSWAEQHKNKIILVVTALVALFAGSFVYYSHVLPKTTIHDGVYIGELNLSGLTKDEAEARLKQATAESVKTQVMSFVLDDTTYTIPYEDLGYKVDIDKTVERAYAVGRTESGVVNYVALITPFIPKTIDLADGLDSKLLNDAINHLATRYYVAARNADVLITDSGEVQKVTPAAGRYLNADDARKKILDNVKKNEPVNLLINPIYPEITEEAFTDIDALLGEFTTDYHTSAKGRKANVALGSNFFNHMVVKPGENVSFLDTVGGITADNGFESAGVLVNGELEQGVGGGICQVSSTLYNALILADLQIDERYNHSRPIAYVDPGTDAAVVEGYKDLKFTNNTNHNIYLKAQADGNTLHFQVFGHGADRDYDVTIASKLVSVQEPDTLTQYTSKLDEGDEKVESRGKKGYVYATYKTITKDGESETVKIATSNYIPKDRVVLVGTGERDDDEMLAKSK from the coding sequence ATGAATAGTTCATGGGCGGAACAGCACAAAAATAAAATTATTCTCGTCGTGACGGCACTGGTGGCGCTTTTTGCAGGCAGTTTTGTCTACTATAGTCACGTGCTTCCAAAAACTACCATCCACGACGGTGTGTACATCGGTGAGCTGAATCTTTCAGGTTTGACAAAAGATGAGGCTGAGGCACGTTTAAAACAGGCCACGGCAGAAAGTGTGAAGACCCAGGTCATGAGTTTTGTACTGGATGATACGACCTATACCATTCCCTATGAAGATCTGGGTTATAAGGTGGACATCGACAAGACGGTAGAGCGAGCGTATGCCGTTGGACGTACCGAGTCCGGCGTGGTCAATTATGTGGCGTTGATTACACCGTTTATTCCTAAAACTATCGATTTGGCTGATGGTTTGGATTCCAAGCTGTTAAATGATGCGATTAACCATTTGGCGACACGGTACTATGTTGCCGCTCGAAACGCCGATGTTCTCATTACTGACAGTGGCGAGGTTCAAAAAGTCACTCCGGCAGCAGGGCGTTATCTCAATGCCGATGACGCACGTAAGAAAATTCTCGACAATGTGAAAAAAAATGAGCCGGTCAATCTTCTTATCAATCCGATTTACCCTGAGATTACGGAGGAGGCCTTTACCGATATCGATGCGCTCTTAGGGGAGTTTACTACCGATTACCACACCTCTGCTAAAGGCAGAAAAGCCAACGTGGCTCTCGGTTCAAACTTTTTTAATCACATGGTGGTCAAACCCGGCGAGAACGTGTCCTTTCTCGATACTGTCGGCGGTATCACGGCAGACAACGGCTTTGAAAGTGCCGGCGTGCTTGTGAATGGCGAGCTGGAACAAGGAGTCGGCGGTGGCATCTGTCAAGTCTCCAGCACGCTGTACAACGCCCTCATTTTGGCGGACCTCCAAATTGATGAGCGTTACAACCATTCCCGTCCAATTGCCTACGTCGATCCGGGCACCGATGCCGCAGTCGTGGAAGGCTATAAGGATTTAAAATTTACCAACAACACCAATCACAATATCTATCTCAAAGCTCAAGCAGATGGTAACACGCTTCATTTTCAAGTCTTCGGCCACGGTGCCGATCGTGATTATGATGTGACTATTGCATCAAAGCTCGTCAGTGTGCAGGAACCCGACACCCTGACCCAATATACCTCCAAGCTTGATGAAGGCGATGAAAAGGTGGAATCAAGGGGTAAAAAAGGCTATGTTTATGCCACCTATAAAACAATCACTAAAGACGGTGAGTCTGAGACGGTGAAAATTGCCACCTCAAATTATATTCCGAAAGATCGTGTGGTGTTGGTCGGTACGGGTGAGCGTGATGATGACGAAATGCTTGCAAAATCGAAGTGA
- the nth gene encoding endonuclease III → MRRILTKQQAAEVLDLLEVLHPDAHCELNHNTPYELLVATILSAQCTDVRVNQVTPALFAEADTPEAMVALGESRLKELIRTCGFYNNKAANILNASASIITSYGGEVPQTIEELTTLAGVGKKTANVVASNCFGVPAIAVDTHVGRLANRIGFCDEKDPLKIEAKLEQKIDKSRWTQAHHTLIFHGRRICTARKPHCEDCTITHYCYHYRRAHE, encoded by the coding sequence ATGCGACGAATTTTAACGAAGCAACAGGCGGCAGAGGTGCTGGACCTTTTAGAAGTCCTTCATCCGGACGCGCACTGTGAATTAAATCATAACACGCCCTATGAGCTGTTAGTGGCGACTATTCTCTCGGCCCAATGCACTGATGTGCGAGTAAATCAGGTGACACCGGCGCTGTTTGCCGAAGCTGATACGCCTGAGGCCATGGTGGCTTTGGGAGAGAGCCGGCTGAAGGAACTGATACGCACGTGCGGCTTTTATAATAACAAGGCAGCCAATATTTTAAATGCCTCGGCGTCCATCATCACAAGTTACGGCGGCGAAGTACCTCAGACCATTGAGGAACTTACCACTCTTGCCGGAGTAGGGAAGAAGACGGCCAATGTTGTGGCGTCCAATTGTTTCGGTGTGCCGGCTATTGCTGTAGATACGCATGTGGGACGGCTCGCTAATCGCATCGGATTTTGTGATGAAAAGGATCCACTTAAAATTGAGGCAAAGTTGGAGCAAAAAATTGACAAATCCCGATGGACACAGGCTCATCACACGCTGATCTTTCACGGGCGGCGAATTTGTACAGCTCGCAAACCACATTGCGAAGATTGTACCATCACTCACTACTGTTATCACTATAGGAGGGCGCATGAATAG
- a CDS encoding DUF503 domain-containing protein, with product MLVGRLEIQLRLFECHSLKDKRSVIQSIVRKIEHRFPVSIAEVGHTESLERSTIGIAVVSNGHRHIEAVLDKCVDFIEFENSCEIIETEIEID from the coding sequence ATGTTAGTAGGACGACTTGAAATTCAACTGCGCCTTTTTGAGTGCCATTCACTTAAAGATAAGCGCAGTGTGATACAATCTATAGTAAGAAAAATTGAACACCGCTTTCCTGTGAGCATTGCCGAAGTGGGCCACACGGAGAGCTTGGAACGCAGCACAATCGGGATAGCTGTGGTATCCAACGGACACCGCCACATCGAAGCAGTCTTGGATAAGTGTGTGGATTTTATAGAATTTGAAAACTCTTGTGAGATTATTGAAACGGAAATTGAGATCGACTAA
- the radA gene encoding DNA repair protein RadA, which produces MKKKTLYKCSACGYESGGYFGKCPNCDTWNAMEEVDAVSVQAVGKKRVGREATLLNKVAIRSDERIQTGMEEFDRVMGGGIVRDSVSIITAKPGAGKSTLLLQVAGRLAESGLKVLYASGEESASQIRNRAERILTNLSDIYILSTILMDDVLLETARLDADLVIVDSIQTFSLGDITSRPGSPTQVMECAHRLVELAKGSRPRMVFMVGQMTKDDELAGVRALEHLVDTVVILETDKGEQLRSLRASKNRYGSTGEMGFFLMDEKGLASLDNPSAYFMTQRLQGEELPGSALTVIKEGTRPIILEIEALASSSFLPYPSRISESMRRENLNTLISIMEQRAKLNLSDKNVVTKTTGGMKLTEPSANLAVIMSIFSSLKDVAIDTQTVFIADVGLTGELKTVPSLTVRLREAKRMGFKRAFIAPSDVRVDGLDICQKKTLQDVIDVFDKSRL; this is translated from the coding sequence ATGAAGAAAAAGACCCTCTACAAGTGTAGTGCCTGCGGCTACGAGAGCGGCGGTTACTTTGGAAAGTGCCCAAACTGCGATACGTGGAATGCCATGGAAGAAGTGGACGCCGTGTCTGTGCAGGCTGTCGGCAAAAAGCGTGTGGGCCGGGAGGCAACACTTCTAAATAAAGTGGCAATACGAAGCGATGAGCGCATTCAAACGGGGATGGAGGAATTTGACCGTGTGATGGGAGGCGGTATTGTCAGAGACAGCGTGTCCATCATTACCGCAAAACCCGGCGCCGGGAAGTCCACCTTGTTGTTGCAGGTGGCCGGGCGACTGGCTGAGAGCGGACTGAAAGTGCTCTATGCTTCGGGGGAAGAATCGGCCTCGCAGATTCGCAATCGAGCCGAGCGCATTTTAACCAACCTTTCGGACATTTATATTCTCTCGACCATCCTCATGGACGACGTCCTCTTGGAGACGGCGCGACTGGATGCGGATTTGGTGATCGTGGACTCCATTCAAACGTTCAGTCTGGGCGACATCACTTCAAGACCGGGCAGCCCGACTCAGGTGATGGAGTGTGCTCATCGACTGGTTGAGCTTGCCAAAGGCAGTCGTCCCCGCATGGTTTTTATGGTGGGACAGATGACCAAGGATGACGAGCTCGCCGGTGTGCGAGCCTTGGAGCACCTTGTGGACACCGTTGTGATCTTAGAGACAGACAAAGGGGAGCAGCTCAGATCCCTGCGTGCGTCTAAGAACCGTTACGGTTCCACCGGAGAAATGGGTTTTTTCCTTATGGATGAAAAGGGATTAGCCTCTTTGGATAATCCGTCGGCCTACTTTATGACTCAAAGGCTTCAAGGTGAAGAGCTGCCGGGCAGTGCGCTCACAGTGATTAAAGAGGGTACACGTCCTATTATTCTTGAAATTGAAGCGCTGGCCTCGAGCAGTTTTTTGCCCTATCCTTCAAGGATTAGTGAGTCCATGCGCCGAGAGAATTTAAATACACTCATCTCTATTATGGAGCAGCGGGCAAAGTTGAATTTGTCGGATAAAAATGTCGTGACCAAAACCACAGGCGGCATGAAACTCACTGAACCGTCGGCCAACCTTGCGGTGATTATGAGTATCTTTTCGTCGCTTAAAGATGTGGCGATTGATACACAGACGGTGTTTATCGCCGATGTGGGGCTCACCGGAGAGCTGAAGACGGTGCCTTCCCTGACAGTGCGTCTTAGAGAAGCGAAACGGATGGGCTTTAAGCGTGCTTTTATAGCACCAAGTGATGTTCGCGTGGACGGCTTGGATATCTGTCAAAAGAAAACTTTACAAGACGTCATTGATGTCTTTGATAAGAGCAGATTGTAG
- a CDS encoding ATP-dependent Clp protease ATP-binding subunit: MNLFGKFSEKSQKAILFAQNEAREARLNYVGSEHLLLGILREGTGTGMKLLKGFGLNYDAVKLATYEIVSKGKEPVYGNLVYTPRTQKIFELAYEAAKDDEVDLVGTEHILLGIIREGSGIALLVLRRLGVDARVLEEAIMSSEIEDEGDKSSDSPLDKYTTNLNERSKNGKIDPVIGREREIERVIQVLSRRKKNNPVLIGEPGVGKTAIAEGLAARIVQGNVPEIIKDKVIRTLDVTALIAGAKYRGDFEERLRNVLNESVSDDSTILFIDEMHVIIGAGAAEGAMDASNILKPMLTKGDLQIIGATTITEYRKHIEKDTAFERRLMPINVDEPSEEESIDIIRGLKTQYEDHHNITIPDDVIVSAVKLSGRYLTDRFLPDKAIDILDEAASKLKIKLYKTPPYVMEYESSLKAIEEKKNEAVNAQDFERAAELRDEERKLKEDFEAKKAEAAEAEQRVAITEEDIKQVVAEWSKVPVTTMNPEENEKLVDLDKHLKVEVKGQDPAIDAIAKAIKRARVGLKDPNKPIGSFIFVGPTGVGKTYLAKSLAKELFGTEASLLRIDMSEYMEKHTVSKLVGSPPGYVGYDEGGQLTDAVRSNPYTVVLFDEIEKAHPDVFNILLQILDEGRLTDAKGRTVSFKDTVIIMTSNAGAARLKNKSSIGFGHGPSAKSEYDNMVKIVKEALRETFKPEFLNRLDEVIVFNELDQKQVVAIVSLMLKKLEARLLDMSIHATFTEKVAKHIAKVGYNKEFGARPLERAIREHIEDVLTDELLKGVFNKGDTIHVDYNRKLQVKVITKAKHEEKDPLQV, from the coding sequence ATGAACCTATTCGGGAAATTCTCAGAAAAAAGTCAAAAGGCCATATTATTTGCACAAAATGAAGCGAGAGAGGCTCGATTGAACTACGTGGGCAGCGAGCACTTACTGCTTGGGATTTTACGTGAAGGCACCGGTACCGGAATGAAGCTGTTAAAAGGTTTCGGTCTGAATTATGATGCCGTGAAGTTAGCCACTTATGAAATTGTATCCAAAGGCAAAGAGCCGGTCTACGGCAATTTGGTTTACACACCGCGCACTCAGAAGATTTTTGAACTGGCCTATGAAGCGGCGAAAGATGACGAAGTGGATTTAGTGGGCACCGAACACATTCTTCTCGGTATTATTCGAGAGGGCAGCGGGATTGCCCTGTTGGTGCTTCGCCGGCTTGGCGTGGATGCGCGAGTTTTGGAAGAAGCCATTATGAGCTCTGAAATTGAAGACGAAGGCGACAAGTCGTCAGACAGCCCTCTGGATAAATACACCACCAATCTCAACGAACGTTCCAAGAACGGTAAAATCGATCCGGTCATCGGTCGCGAGCGAGAAATTGAACGGGTCATTCAAGTGCTCTCACGGCGAAAGAAAAATAACCCGGTGCTTATCGGCGAACCCGGGGTGGGCAAGACTGCTATAGCAGAAGGCTTAGCGGCGCGGATTGTCCAAGGGAATGTACCTGAGATTATCAAGGACAAAGTCATTCGAACTTTAGATGTCACGGCGCTCATCGCAGGCGCCAAATATCGCGGCGACTTTGAGGAGCGGCTGCGCAATGTCTTAAACGAATCGGTCAGCGATGACAGCACCATTCTCTTTATTGATGAGATGCATGTCATTATCGGTGCAGGGGCGGCGGAAGGCGCTATGGATGCCTCCAATATTTTAAAGCCGATGCTCACTAAAGGGGATCTGCAAATTATCGGAGCCACCACCATTACCGAATATCGTAAGCACATTGAAAAAGACACAGCCTTTGAACGGCGTTTAATGCCCATCAATGTCGATGAGCCTTCGGAAGAGGAATCCATTGACATTATTCGAGGATTAAAGACGCAATACGAAGATCACCACAATATTACTATCCCGGATGATGTGATTGTCAGTGCGGTCAAGCTTTCCGGACGCTATCTTACGGATCGCTTTTTGCCGGACAAGGCTATTGACATTTTGGATGAAGCGGCATCAAAGCTTAAGATTAAGCTCTACAAGACGCCGCCCTATGTCATGGAATACGAGTCATCCCTCAAGGCCATTGAAGAGAAAAAAAATGAGGCCGTCAACGCTCAGGACTTTGAGCGTGCAGCTGAACTTCGCGATGAAGAACGAAAGCTGAAAGAGGATTTTGAAGCGAAAAAAGCCGAGGCGGCCGAAGCAGAACAACGAGTGGCCATTACCGAAGAGGATATTAAACAGGTGGTTGCCGAGTGGTCTAAAGTGCCGGTGACGACAATGAACCCGGAAGAAAACGAAAAACTGGTGGATTTGGATAAGCACTTAAAAGTTGAAGTCAAAGGACAGGATCCGGCTATTGATGCCATCGCAAAGGCCATTAAGCGGGCCCGGGTAGGATTAAAAGACCCGAATAAGCCCATCGGTTCTTTTATCTTTGTGGGACCTACCGGAGTCGGTAAAACCTATCTTGCCAAGTCTCTTGCCAAAGAGCTGTTCGGTACTGAAGCGAGTCTTCTTCGTATCGATATGAGCGAGTATATGGAAAAACACACCGTGTCCAAGTTAGTGGGATCGCCTCCGGGTTATGTCGGCTATGATGAAGGTGGCCAGCTCACTGACGCTGTGCGAAGTAACCCGTATACTGTCGTGCTCTTTGATGAGATTGAAAAAGCACATCCCGATGTATTTAATATCCTACTTCAAATATTGGATGAAGGTCGACTCACCGATGCCAAAGGACGCACGGTCAGCTTTAAAGACACGGTCATTATCATGACCTCCAATGCCGGCGCCGCTCGACTGAAGAATAAATCTTCCATAGGTTTTGGCCATGGTCCATCAGCCAAATCCGAGTACGACAACATGGTCAAAATTGTCAAAGAAGCTCTTCGGGAAACTTTTAAACCGGAATTTTTGAACCGTTTAGACGAGGTGATCGTCTTTAACGAATTGGATCAAAAACAAGTGGTCGCTATTGTGAGCCTGATGTTGAAAAAATTGGAAGCTCGGCTTTTAGATATGTCCATCCATGCTACCTTCACGGAGAAAGTGGCAAAGCACATTGCGAAAGTCGGCTATAATAAAGAGTTCGGAGCACGGCCTTTGGAACGGGCTATTCGTGAACACATTGAAGATGTGTTGACCGATGAACTCTTAAAAGGTGTTTTCAATAAAGGGGACACCATTCACGTGGATTATAACCGCAAACTTCAAGTCAAAGTGATAACGAAGGCCAAACATGAAGAAAAAGACCCTCTACAAGTGTAG
- a CDS encoding ATP--guanido phosphotransferase: protein MVLNTELRLRRNIHGYPFVGKLSPEEGSKLLADVKSVLEPIGYSFKATHAMSSLEKLAIFETYDGDSDLFTHGDLSGVFTMDKAPTVLFLGSDHIELVMTDTRLHFMALFDALNHLDDYFAERLHVAFSKTFGYLTTQPQNCGNGMVASVTLHLPGTAFYKMDSLKSSLHRLGYTVAMLRSDHGQVHSVLRISPERNLGVSEKDMLGKLENIVAEILSMEESNEKALSLEHPMELEDRTYRAYGLLRYGRYLTEAEMINGFSDLTLGMKLSVIQTQQPVDLMGRIPEFRNGHLQVAQHTLLDGKSRDLIRAREIRKMMKEVFL from the coding sequence ATGGTACTGAACACTGAGCTGAGACTACGGCGCAATATTCACGGCTATCCTTTTGTGGGCAAGCTCAGCCCTGAAGAAGGGAGCAAATTGTTGGCGGATGTGAAAAGCGTTCTGGAACCTATCGGATATAGCTTTAAAGCGACCCACGCCATGAGTTCTCTTGAAAAGCTCGCTATCTTTGAAACGTACGACGGCGACAGCGATTTGTTCACACATGGAGATCTGTCCGGGGTATTTACCATGGATAAGGCACCGACGGTCCTCTTTTTAGGCAGTGACCACATAGAGTTGGTGATGACCGATACGCGTCTTCATTTTATGGCTCTCTTCGATGCACTGAACCATCTGGATGATTATTTTGCCGAGCGGCTGCATGTTGCTTTTTCCAAAACATTTGGGTATCTAACTACCCAACCCCAAAATTGCGGGAACGGTATGGTGGCGTCAGTCACGTTGCATTTACCGGGCACGGCGTTTTACAAGATGGATTCGTTAAAGAGCAGTCTGCATCGTCTCGGCTATACCGTAGCGATGCTGCGAAGCGATCACGGGCAAGTCCATAGCGTATTGCGTATCAGTCCTGAGCGCAATCTCGGTGTCAGCGAAAAGGATATGCTGGGCAAGCTTGAAAATATTGTAGCTGAAATCCTCAGCATGGAAGAAAGTAATGAAAAGGCGTTAAGCCTCGAGCATCCTATGGAGCTTGAGGACCGCACTTATCGCGCCTACGGCCTGTTACGGTACGGGCGCTATCTCACCGAGGCGGAGATGATCAACGGATTTTCCGATCTCACCTTAGGTATGAAATTATCAGTTATTCAAACACAACAACCAGTGGATTTAATGGGAAGAATCCCTGAGTTTCGAAACGGCCATCTTCAAGTGGCGCAACATACCCTTTTAGATGGCAAGTCACGGGATTTAATCCGTGCCAGGGAAATACGAAAGATGATGAAGGAGGTCTTTTTATGA
- a CDS encoding UvrB/UvrC motif-containing protein: MLCDNCHDNEAIISYTKMTGDHVEAIHLCGRCAEEKMKAEFPFAGGSAQVESFLRELFKLSGKSAGDFDKTCTHCGATFSDLEHNALGCEHCYDTFEKELTSMLESEKYSSHHMGKVPASAGEDLVRQRDIRELERQLREAVATEAYEEAAVIRDQLKAKKADYGTEH, encoded by the coding sequence ATGCTCTGCGACAACTGTCATGACAATGAAGCCATCATCTCGTATACGAAGATGACAGGTGATCATGTGGAAGCCATACATCTGTGCGGACGCTGCGCTGAAGAAAAAATGAAAGCGGAGTTTCCTTTTGCCGGCGGCAGCGCTCAAGTGGAAAGCTTTTTAAGAGAATTATTTAAGCTCTCGGGGAAGAGTGCAGGAGACTTTGACAAGACCTGCACACATTGCGGCGCTACTTTTTCTGATCTGGAACACAATGCCTTGGGCTGTGAACATTGCTACGACACCTTTGAAAAAGAGCTGACGAGTATGTTGGAAAGCGAAAAGTATTCCAGTCATCACATGGGAAAAGTACCGGCCTCTGCTGGGGAAGATTTGGTACGACAACGGGACATTCGTGAACTGGAACGGCAACTGAGAGAGGCTGTGGCTACAGAAGCTTACGAAGAGGCTGCAGTCATTCGCGATCAACTGAAAGCAAAGAAGGCGGATTATGGTACTGAACACTGA
- a CDS encoding CtsR family transcriptional regulator, whose product MAKLSNSIAEFLNTLLEDGDGTLEIQRALIADRFNCAPSQINYVLTTRFTPYKGYYVESRRGGGGYIRIVRVAMADDEAVLDAYIDEIGAEITKDKADDVLRELYKRELITKRDLEIIRVSISDRALTQAGDERNKVRADILKNVMLVIFT is encoded by the coding sequence ATGGCAAAACTTTCAAACTCTATTGCAGAGTTTCTCAATACATTGTTGGAAGATGGTGACGGGACGTTAGAGATTCAAAGGGCACTTATTGCCGATCGCTTTAACTGCGCACCGTCGCAGATTAACTATGTGCTCACCACACGATTTACACCGTACAAGGGTTATTATGTGGAGTCACGTCGCGGGGGCGGGGGCTATATTCGTATTGTGCGGGTAGCTATGGCTGATGATGAAGCTGTTTTGGATGCCTACATTGATGAAATTGGCGCTGAGATTACTAAGGATAAAGCGGATGATGTGCTTAGAGAGCTGTATAAACGAGAGCTCATTACAAAGCGCGATCTGGAAATCATTCGGGTGAGCATCAGCGACCGTGCGTTGACTCAAGCCGGAGATGAACGCAATAAGGTGCGAGCGGACATTTTAAAAAATGTCATGCTGGTCATATTTACGTGA
- a CDS encoding peptidylprolyl isomerase, with product MLKQLSKPQAGEEIVIFTTNHGVIKFHLFDDVAPKTVKNFKELVKKGYYDNLIFHRVIDNFMIQGGDPTGTGRGGESIYGKKFEDEIDLNYRNFRGALSMANAGPNTNGSQFFIVQAGPVEADLIQQMRSAGEAKGYPDEIVDVYENLGGTFWLDGKHTVFGQVFEGMDVVDEIASVEVGFADRPVEDVIIEKAEVAVY from the coding sequence ATGTTAAAACAACTTTCCAAACCCCAGGCAGGGGAAGAGATTGTCATCTTCACCACCAATCACGGTGTGATCAAGTTTCACCTCTTTGATGACGTGGCACCGAAAACGGTGAAAAACTTTAAAGAATTGGTGAAAAAAGGTTACTATGACAACCTGATCTTTCATCGCGTCATCGACAACTTTATGATTCAAGGCGGGGATCCCACCGGCACCGGTCGAGGCGGTGAATCCATTTACGGGAAGAAGTTTGAAGATGAAATTGATTTAAACTATCGCAATTTCCGCGGCGCACTGTCCATGGCCAACGCCGGTCCGAACACCAACGGTTCTCAATTTTTTATCGTCCAAGCAGGTCCTGTGGAAGCTGATTTGATTCAACAGATGCGAAGTGCCGGAGAAGCCAAAGGCTATCCGGATGAAATCGTCGATGTCTACGAAAATCTGGGCGGCACGTTTTGGCTGGACGGTAAGCATACGGTCTTCGGTCAAGTGTTTGAAGGTATGGATGTCGTCGATGAGATTGCATCTGTGGAGGTCGGGTTCGCAGATCGTCCTGTAGAGGATGTCATCATTGAGAAGGCGGAAGTAGCCGTTTATTGA